The following is a genomic window from Candidatus Zixiibacteriota bacterium.
ACCGCGCCGCGGTTGCTATCATAGATTCGAATATTACAACGCTGATTGTGGCTGGGATTCTCTACGCGTTTGGTACCGGACCGGTCAAGGGATTCGCGGTGACACTTTCTATCGGTATTCTCGTTTCACTCTTCTCGGCACTGGTTGTGACGCGCACGATTTTCGAGTTCCGGAAGAGCTACAAAACGCTGAGCATATAAAGGAGCCTGTAGGATGTTCAGGATCATAAAGAGAACTAATATTGATTTCATCGGCCAGAGGAAAAAGGCCTACATAGCGTCCGGAATTCTCATCCTCCTCGGTGTAATCTGTTTCTTCGCCATCCTGTTCGGCAAAGCCAATCTTGGAATCGACTTTGCGGGCGGGACGATGGTGCAGGGATATTTCGAATCGCCGGTCGACATCGGCGAACTTCGCTCTGTACTGTCCGGGAGCGGATTCGAAGGCGCTTATATCACTGAGCTCACAGCGCACGAGCATCTGCACACTTTCCTGATTCGTGTAAAGGTCGGATCAGAGGGTGGCGAGACTGTTACCGAGCAGATCGTTGGTGCGTTCAGGACCAGTTTCCCGACCAACGCGTTTTCGCTTGATTCTGTCCACGAGGTTGGGCCGTCGATCGGACGCGAGCTCGAGAAGAAAGCGATCGTGATGGTCATATTGGCGATATGCGGCATTCTCGTTTATATCTGGATAAGGTTTGATCTCCGGTTCGGTGTTGCCGCGACTGTCGCCACATTCCATGACGTGCTCGCGGTGCTTGGTATATTCTTCGTACTCAATCGAGAGATATCTCTGCTCGTTGTTGTGGCGTTGTTGACTCTTGCGGGATATTCACTCACCGACTCGGTCGTTGTGTTCGACAGGATTCGCGAGAATCTCAAGACATTCCGCCGCAAAGGTGACTTTGTTGCGACGGTCAACGGCTCGGTTAACGAAGTGCTCGGTCGTACGCTGATGACATCGCTGACAACACTATCTGTCGTGATAGTGCTGTTTGTAGCGGGAGGGGAGATCCTCAGAGATTTCGCACTCGCGCTGATAATCGGTGTTATCGTCGGAACATACTCGTCGGTGTTTGTAGCCTCCCCGATTGTAGTCGAATGGGAGAACAAATCACCGAAGCGTTTCAAATAGACTGATAACGATTTTTGGGATATATGAAAGCCCCTCGTCGAGGGGCTT
Proteins encoded in this region:
- the secF gene encoding protein translocase subunit SecF; the encoded protein is MFRIIKRTNIDFIGQRKKAYIASGILILLGVICFFAILFGKANLGIDFAGGTMVQGYFESPVDIGELRSVLSGSGFEGAYITELTAHEHLHTFLIRVKVGSEGGETVTEQIVGAFRTSFPTNAFSLDSVHEVGPSIGRELEKKAIVMVILAICGILVYIWIRFDLRFGVAATVATFHDVLAVLGIFFVLNREISLLVVVALLTLAGYSLTDSVVVFDRIRENLKTFRRKGDFVATVNGSVNEVLGRTLMTSLTTLSVVIVLFVAGGEILRDFALALIIGVIVGTYSSVFVASPIVVEWENKSPKRFK